AATCTGTTTATTTGCCCACCCCAGACAGTGACTGGAACATGGATTTTATATCTGCTGCACATATCCCTAAAGTGGAGATATGTCCAAATGTATAGATAACTTAATGCTGTTTACCTTGTTCCACTCTGGTGCActtgtttttctatttgttgAAGCACTGTCAGGAATAATAATAGCTGCCGTTGGCACCACGAAACTTAATGTTACCCAATGATGACCCAAAATCTGcatgaaacatgtttactgtcagtgATCTATTTAGAAACATCAAGCTGTATGTATCCTTTAGCTGTACTGTTCTGTTACCTACAGTAAATATCGTTAAGCATTAATTTCACAGCTTTCATGTTCGGAAAAGAAATCGTGTTAATGACACCATTGATAAACTTCTGCTCTGGTGATAAAAATTTTGTATTTACATGTAGGATTTTATTTCAGTGATATGCCAAAATGTCATCAGCAAAAATAACTGCTAATTCAACTTTGTGACTAACTTCCAAACAGTtttcttgttgatttatttttataatttaagtgttttttgtgtgtgttttgttacatttcccttttggaaatgtattttttaaggaTTAAACTTATTTTATAGTTGCTGTtgttaaaatacagaaaataaactgTTTACATGTAAAGCTGACATTTTGCATCCTTTTTAaacaagacagacaaacactACAGGTACAGATAAAAGAATTACAATATCTTGGAAGAGgttattttttcataatttaattCAAAAGAGTAAACGTTCATATGTTCAGTATTCATTTcatgtaaaatgaaatatttcaagACTTAATTGAATTTTGATGATCATGGCTCAGCTCAGGAAAATCAGAAACCAGTAACCAAATCCTCTGTTACACTTATTTACTGCATCACTGTGTTGCTTTGATAGCAGCCTCCAGCTCGTCTGTAGCCACAGGTGCAGAatattgtaaatatatatatatatatattgtgctGAAGTTCAATCAAGTTCAAAGAAATTGAAATATAATGTACTGTAGACTaataacatgaaatgaaaatgtttaagcatttttccattttaaatttaataattataatttgcAGCTCCAAAAGAACATAGAAAAAATCTCTGAACATTCAAGATCTGTGGAGAGCATCCCAAGGTGTTGACTGAGGCAGGTGTCAgtgcatcaagagccaccacGCACAGAGGTCTAAAGGAAAGGGGCTACAACTGCCACATCCTTAACATAGAgacactcctgaaccagagatGTCAGAGGTGTCCTAACTAGGCTAAAGAGAAAAAGGATTGGACAAAGTCCAATTTATTAGTTGACAGTAAATTTTGCATCAAATTTGTAAATCAAAGTCCTAGagtctggaggaggagaggagagaatccAAGGTTATAGAAGTCCAGCGTACTTTCTGCAGTCTCAGATGGTTTGGTGTCCTCTGATGTTAGTCCAGTGTTTCATtaagtccaaagtcaacacagcctACCGTCCACCAGGACTTTAGAGCACCTCTAGTTCCACCTGCTGGCAAGCTTTATTGAGAGGCTGATCCCCCAGGACTTGGCACCTGCCAGCAGCACCAAAACTACTACCAAGTGGTTTGCTGACCATGATATCATTCTGTTTGATTGACCAGCCAACCTGCCTGACCAGAACCACAACAAGGATCTATGGGATAATGTCATAGGAATATGGTTCTCAAACATAGTATACATTGTACCATTCTTTTGACAATACCATGTCAAACTGGGGGAAACATACCTAGACTGTAATATGTCTCTGCGAATGTAACACATTTCTGAGCTTTTAATTTCCTACAGAGCTGTAGcctacttttattttcttcatttcattGGATATGTATCACACTCCAACTGCAGTTTCATTTGGCAATTAAGTTTCTAAGTCTTAATCAAGGAAGTGACTGTAGAAACtaaacttcaacaacaacattttttatttttaagatgttCGTATTAGAAATGATTTTAATGAACTTCTAAACACTAGCTCACACTTTAGAATATACATCACAGTTTTCTTTAGGAGGACATTTTGATGTTAAAAGTGAAAAAGGCTCTTTAGAAGTGAACCGGAACACTCAGGTTATCAGTTTAATAGTTAATTACCATAGACTGCAGAcagggccggcccgtggcataggcagtaaaGGCAAATTCTAGGGGCGCCActaaatgagtgaggaggaaaatgtgaagataaacaggaaacactaaagactaaaacacacagggagcaaaatGTGAAGGTAAAAGGAAATTGTGGAATGAGGcctgtaaacatttaaaagcttgtgattcacttttggtttttgaaatactggtatgcaaatcagtttttgaagtcttgaactgttcatgatttacctgtttttgttttgtttttgttgttttccttacactttggaagctgttatcttaattagatagaaaatgtagactaggctcaaataaacattttgcttcttccttttcagtcatcacttaatacattactgttgctttgtgtctgcactgtgaaaatgattttgttatataatgactgaataaattataCTACtactaaattatttattttgaaattgtataattattttcctgctaattatcagtgttattaccattttattaatgttcttttagaggttattttttattttaaaacaaagttgtcttacagtgtgtatgtgatgtgattgttggagttggttataacacaaggggcaccagttaaaatcttgcctagACATTAAATTCAATTACCCACAACACTAACATTAAATTTATATGACTTTATGGAAATGAGTTCCGGCTCTCTGTTTCTGCATTTGGTTTATTGCATTCggcccatagactgtgtaaataagtGAAATAAAGTGAATAGAGCTCTTTATAAGTGAGCTGGAACACTCAGGTTATCAGTTTAATGGTTAATTACCAtagtacggaagaggattagggccactaaaaaaaaaaaaaaaagaatttgaggtcaaattttattttttttaaattattattctgagaaaaaagtcagaattctgagaaaaaagtcagaattctgagaataaagtcagaattctgaggataaagtcagaattctgacttttttcttagaattctgacttttttctcaaattaataataaaaaaaaaatttgaccttaaattttttttattttcagtggccctaatcctcttccgtaaatctcagaataataattaaaaaaataaatcttgacatttttttttttttcattggccCTTATATTCTTCCgtagactttaatctcagaattctgactttattctcagaattctgactttaatctcagaataataatttaaaaaataaatgttgaccttaattattatttttttcaatggcCCTAATGCTCtcccgtaccatagactgtatatatatatttttacagtctatgatataaaCATTCAATTTATATGACTTTATGGAAATGAGttccggctctctctctcttcatttggtTTGTTCCACTCCGCCCCACTTTCACACGGTCGCTAGGCAACGCTAGTCAGGTGACTGTCTGCAGACAGAACATGGCTGACCTGTCAGAAGACCAATGAGGAAAAGGCCAAATTTAGCATAATCGATCATACTTTTCACGCCGTACTGACCACTGTTGACTGTCGTGGACAGCAATTGACCACGGGCATTCAAGGTGAGTACGAGAGCGCTTCAATTCGGATTAAAATAGTTCCGTGTGTTGCTCGTTTCAGCTGAAGCTAACGTTCGTAAAGCTAGCTAGCTGCTAGCCAAACAGTCCTCGCTCTCTCCAGCAGATACAAGTCTAATGGATGTGAAAGCTCGCAGGAGGAAATAGGATTTGGGTAACTTTGTACGGCCACAACAAGTTGGCTTCCGCAATGTTGTAacattattaacaaaacacacgtTTGCTGTTTCGCAAGTGAATAAACGAGTTATGAGTGAAAGGGACACCGTCGTTAGAAGTAGAGGAATTCATTAACGGTGTTTCAGTGATTGCAGACCTACGTCggtatgtacacacacacacacacacacacacacacacacacactctcacactctcacacactcacacactcacactcacacagacccCCATATTAGCATCAACTCAGAGGCTCAGTTGATTTTGCATTGTAATCTGTTAGTTTTTGGTACATTGACATACAATCAGACATCGCAGACAAAACATGGACACATCATCAAAACAGGGAGGAATGATCGTCGTGCCAAACAGAGGCGAGATATAAACCTTTGAACAGGGAGCTGTCCTTTACATTGATCGTTTGGTGAGCTGGAGGCATCGTCCTTGATTTATTTAGACCTGCTGATAGTCTGATTGTGGAGACATGCCAAAGTCCTGTCACTGATCTTCCTTTCTGTATCTTACTATTGTTCTAGTTATATTAGAGCAAGATAAAAGGCCAAGAAATCAAGCTGAAGAATGCTTTTGATGAAGGTTGCTTCTTGAAACTTGTGCAGTTTTTTGTTGTCTGCCATCATTTTGGGGATGAAGCAAATGTTGGGAATCCATGAGATATATCTCCAAGTCAGTTCATCATCAGAACTGTGACAATGAGCAAGAAGTTTTTCTAGACTTGATTACCCTCAGGCGTTATATGCCTTATTTCAAGATGATCAAAAGTCACTACAGTTAGTCTTTGCTTCATTCAAACACTTTTAGTTGTTAACCTttagttgagaaacattttctttcagcttgaagttgttgttgttgagccTTTCTGAATGATCAATCAAtagaataataacaacaatctGATTGCAGATGAGCGAGTTTCCGGAAGGAATAGCTAATGGGCCGAGCAGGGGCAAACACTTACAGAAAGATGGCCACATTTGGGAGAGGCCGTGGACTCTTGAAGAGATGCGGCAAAACAGTGCCAACTGGTCCCTGGCAGCTGACTCAGGGGTGAGTTTAAAACTACCTCCTTgtttatgaataaaaaacatctgtGATTGTTATTACCTTCTCTCCTGTAATCTGATTATTGCTTTAAAACTAACTTACAGGTATTtgaatatacatacacatataacTGTGgctatattttttgtgtttcttttcttgacagctcttcctcttcctccaagACTTCTCCCAGAGGATGCTGTCGAAGACACATGAGATTGAAAAGCAGATGGACAGTCTGATCCGTGACACCAAGGCCACAGACAGCTGCTTGCACTCTGTGTTCAACGACTTCCTCATGCTTTCCAATACCCAGtttatagaaaatgtaatgtttcaaattgaatttctttttgttctccttCATTGTGCTTGTTATTTTTCAACTTCAATGATTTAGTGTTTGTTTACTCAACGGAACCCAAAGTGTTGCAGGGTGTCCTATAGTAATCTAAACATGATATAATCCAACTAACAAGAGAGTCTTCTTTCATTGTGTCCTGTTTCAGAGAGTGTATgatgaagaggtggaggagactGTCTCTAAGGCTGAAGCTTTTGAAAAGCAGCCTGAGCAGGTATAAAGAATTCATCCTTCCTTTCTACTCTAAGCATTTCTGGTACAACTGACAACACTGGCCAACCATTTTAATACTTCATAATGCTTTTCAAGCCCCATAGAAGTTTTCCATAAACCTCAAagtcttttttgttttccctTGAAGGAGAAGACTCGGGAGCagaaagaggcagagttgaTCCCAAAGATGCATGCGGCTGTGAACTATGGTTTAAGTGTGTTGGAGTCAGCCTTTGAGCATCTGGACATCAAAGCAGGAAACTCTGACTCAGAGGATGATGACCTCACTGACAGAGTGGAGGCCATCCTGGAGCCCAAGGTTTGCTCTTCATCTTTAATTTAGGACAGCTGCAATAACTGTAGACATGTATGAAATGATGCATCTTCATAGCActgttcttccttccttccttgtcTTGTAGGATCTCTATGTAGACAGGCCGCTTCCATATCTGATTGGTTCCCAGGCCTTCATGGAACAGGAAGATGTTGGACTTGGTGACCTCTCAAGTGATGGTTAGATACTCAATTCAGCTTTTATATGCTCTCACACattagtgtttatttttcttcatgtgTGGGTGTGCTTATCTTTCCAGAGATGTCAGTTGACAGCGACAGAGACAGTGTGATTGAGAGCGATGATGAAAAAGAAGCGGACGTAAGACCcttctcttctttatttctaaTGCACGTTGGTTACAAAATTCAACGCCTGAttgtttccatgttttttttattggtcAGCAGTCTGATGATGACTTTAttcaggaggaggatgaagatcaCAATAATCTCAAGAAGGTAAGCTGGCTGAACACCCACCAACTTGACAAATATGTGAAACGAACGACTTCATCATTTTATAACCTGCTCACTCACTTACCTAGAAGTCATCCATGTTGAGTTATGATGacgatgaggaagaggaggacgaggattCAGACATATTTGGAGAATCGGACagggatgatgatgaggacTCAAAGGTGAAACACGTTGAGCAGTTCAGAGGTGAAATATTTCCAATGTGTTGCTACCTCAGAGTCATTGAACTTCTCTTTGGCTGTTTTTACTCAGAACACAGGCCCGTCTTCTTTTGCTGACGAGCTGGCCGCCCGGATCAAAGGTGAACCAATCAAAAAGCCGGAGGCAGATCGAGCATGTAAGTCACTGCTGTTCTCAAGTCATTGATAGCATATCATCTTTCTCCTCATTTACATTCCATGTTTTTGCCTTGCACTTGTCAAATTTCATAGACAGCAAGAACGTTTATATTTGTGATTTAATGCTAAGCACCATCTCTGCATGTGCATGCTCATgggttttgtgtttcttgaaaGCAATTACATCTAAGAAGAAGACTAAaggcaaaaaggaaacaaaacccGTAAAGCCTCAGGGTAGGACTTTCATCCGTCATCaaatacaaacattcaaacattctttgtgtttacttttgCATGAGTCAATCCCACAGAAGCTCCGGTGTATTCTTTCCGCTACTCAATACTATTTATGTGCTCCGAAACAACAGCTGAAGAGGACAGTGATGACATATTTAAGCCGCCAAAGATGGATGAAGACGATCTCTCCCCGTTTGGTGGGAAAAGCGGCCTCTTCAGTGGAGGGAAGGGTCTGTttgacgatgatgatgaggtATATTCAGCCAAATGATCGTTAGATTCCTTCTTATTAAGTTCATGTTACATAAACCCTGGGCTGTagcttttgatttgatttgtgctGTATGTGTTCTGTCATTCAGGGGGATCTTTTCTCTGAGGCACCTAAACCTCCTGTAGCTGAAGAGAAAAAGGCTTTGACTGAAAGCTTGAAAACCACAGTTCAAGCTCCAGGTAAGGTCAGACTTTATAGGGCAATATGCAGGAACGTATCTACGTCAAGATGGTTTGAAAGTTTGCgaggaaaaaagtaaaagattgccactttctttttctgtctaagAATCTGACAAACCTGCAAAGAAGATCCCAGCTGGTGCCGTTTCAATATTTCCAGGTAGTAGCATCTACTTCCATTTGCTTGTACGACACCTTATAAAACATCATTCACaacatcttcttcatcatcctTAACCGAACCAAATTTGTCTCTCCCCAGATACCAACCTGTTCAGTTCAGGGAACGACTCTGATCCAGTGGAGAACAAGGAGAATGGTTCTGGCCCCAAACCGGTTCCTACAGCAGctggtgttggtggaggaggaggtgggctgtttgatgatgaggaggaggaagaggatgactTCTTCAGTGGTAAAAGCCTGAAGAAACCTGACCCTGGTAAGTGTCTAAGAACAGGCAGCTCAGTGCTACTACAGTCTTAAGTTCTCTTTGAGTTGACTGTTGTTCCTTCCTTTTCAGCCGTACAGGAGAAATCCAAACCCAAGAAAGCTATTGACCTTtttgatgaggatgatgaggatgggGACATATTCAGTGAGAAGAACAGCGTGTCTGCTCCAGCTCAGAGCAAGAAGGAGGTGGTGATGGAGGAGCCGGTAAAACATCCTGAGAAAAAGGTAAAGATTAACATATTTGTTACTTAATTTCTGTTTAGAATATCACTCATGGTGGATTTTGTGGTCTGTGGAGGATCAttgcatgtctgtctgtgtctctatgTCTAGCTGCCAGCTGGAGCTATTTCTATGTTTGGTCCTGGGACTAAAAACGTGCTCATTGAGGGCCTGAAAAAACGGCAGCAGTCAACCAGCGAGGAATCTGAGAAATCTGAGGAGGTCTGAAAGGAGCATTGTCTAACAATCTAACAATACACTCCGTACAAAGTCCCATTTGGTTTGTTTTCACAAGATAAGTGGCAGATTTTGCACTGAAAAAAGAGTCTGTTAAAGCTTCAATAACCACACTGTGCACAGGCTGTATGGCCCATATGATAGAGGACTTTGAACTGCCTTGTAACAAACTCTGAGCAGGCTGCCTCAGAATGTTTTCAGTCCATATCCCTGTCGTTAGAGTCAACGCCAAATTTGATTTAGTTTTGAGTGAACTTCTGCCCTTTACATCTGTTGACACCATCCAGTTCTCTTTGGTCCATAccagtgttttctttcaaaACATAACCCACATACTCTATAACAGAGGGTTACGCGTGAAAATAACTGTATAAATTGAATTTCCTTCAACATGTTGTGTATTTCAGAACGGAGCTGCTCCAGATGTCGGGAAGTCTGCCGTCAAGCCCTCTCCTAAACCGCAGAGCAGAGGCCTGTTCTCTGATGATGAAGACACACCGGTAAGGCTCTCAGTCTTCACCACAAAAACATGAGGAATACAGCATCAATAACTTTTAACCACACTCAATATGTATCTGCAATCTGCAGCCATTTCCAACCCTCCCTAAGAGCCAGTCCAAGCCTGAATTTTCAAGCCAGAACAAAACCGGCAAGGCGCCTTTGTCTTTCTtcgatgatgaagaggatgaggtaAAATGACTTAACACAAATGTGTTTCTCGCACCAACACAGTTAAATGATGCCTCttgacatattttattataaccccttttccaccaagtCAGTGCCAGGGCTGGTCCGGAGCCAGCGCCTAATCTGGAACCAGTTCCTTGTGTTTCGACCACATTAGAACCGGCCTTAAACCGGAAAAAAAACGATTCCAGAGTAGCACCAACTCCTTGCAGGGCTAGAAGAAACAAGTCCAGAATTAGCACCAGGGCTACTTTAGTGGAAAAGGGGTACTTGTGCATCAAGTACTGTGCAATAATCAGATTATTTTTCCTGCAGGATCTGTTTGCATCTGCAGCAAAATCTAAACCAAAACCTAACCAAGCTAAAGCCTCCACACCACAGCCCAGTAAGGCTGTGTCCAGCTTGCTCTTCAGTGATGATGAGGTATGCATTAACTTTGCTGCACGCTTCATGTTATATTGATAGGAAGGATCAGTAtgaggttttatttttgtgaatgttTGAATTGCAGGACCAGTGGATAAGCTCTAAAAGTAGTCCAGAGAAGCCTGAGGTCAAGACAGGAGGGATGAAGCCCAGTGCCAGTGCTCCCTCCAGTCTCCCCAGTGCCAAAACGTCTCACAAAAGTAGCCTCTTCGACGATGACGATGACGACCTGTTTGCTCCAACAAAAGAGTCAAGGTCTTTCTCTTCACTGGAAACAATAACTTTCATCATACTTCAcagagttatattttttgctgtCTGAATCCTCACCCTTTCTCTTGTTATGTTTCTCCTCATACAGTCAGAAGAAGCCTCAGAGAGTGGCTCTCTTGTTTGAAGACGAGGGTGATGAAGATAAAGGATCTTTCTTTGGCATCAAACCTGCcgtcaacacaaacactgcagccGCAGCTTCTAAAGTAAGTGCTCTaacttatttattgtattttcaaatagtatgtgaaaaacaatgtttttttgaagCTATCCTCCATAAAGCCTTG
This genomic interval from Notolabrus celidotus isolate fNotCel1 chromosome 4, fNotCel1.pri, whole genome shotgun sequence contains the following:
- the washc2c gene encoding WASH complex subunit 2C isoform X7, producing MSEFPEGIANGPSRGKHLQKDGHIWERPWTLEEMRQNSANWSLAADSGLFLFLQDFSQRMLSKTHEIEKQMDSLIRDTKATDSCLHSVFNDFLMLSNTQFIENRVYDEEVEETVSKAEAFEKQPEQEKTREQKEAELIPKMHAAVNYGLSVLESAFEHLDIKAGNSDSEDDDLTDRVEAILEPKDLYVDRPLPYLIGSQAFMEQEDVGLGDLSSDEMSVDSDRDSVIESDDEKEADSDDDFIQEEDEDHNNLKKKSSMLSYDDDEEEEDEDSDIFGESDRDDDEDSKNTGPSSFADELAARIKGEPIKKPEADRASITSKKKTKGKKETKPVKPQAEEDSDDIFKPPKMDEDDLSPFGGKSGLFSGGKGLFDDDDEGDLFSEAPKPPVAEEKKALTESLKTTVQAPESDKPAKKIPAGAVSIFPDTNLFSSGNDSDPVENKENGSGPKPVPTAAGVGGGGGGLFDDEEEEEDDFFSGKSLKKPDPAVQEKSKPKKAIDLFDEDDEDGDIFSEKNSVSAPAQSKKEVVMEEPVKHPEKKLPAGAISMFGPGTKNVLIEGLKKRQQSTSEESEKSEENGAAPDVGKSAVKPSPKPQSRGLFSDDEDTPPFPTLPKSQSKPEFSSQNKTGKAPLSFFDDEEDEDLFASAAKSKPKPNQAKASTPQPSKAVSSLLFSDDEDQWISSKSSPEKPEVKTGGMKPSASAPSSLPSAKTSHKSSLFDDDDDDLFAPTKESSQKKPQRVALLFEDEGDEDKGSFFGIKPAVNTNTAAAASKTPNVVSQPPSVMEKPEEAAAPRTDDKPPEQVKSAPKTPELPPSSSPSPQSSESKKKPAGAVSIFGGIDIFASKQTKSPLLDESDHDDSFPAKDSPPLTVKKEEKKEEKVKTNTVSLFDDEEEEEDSDWNDPIFTPSKPAVKNTLKPAEERQQTKSTGVFQDEELLFSHTQQKDNDPDVDLFATSGKAASSKPSSAKPASQSLFANDDEDDLFGPTKPKAPPPKVAEKPSKPVDRAPLASPESVAEIKANLMINPAALLPGAVPTFLGATAASPGTGPSSSSGVSSSSLSPSPVTTPLGAQPDSEGAVSFETPVQVATLLSAHKGRAKGSAQRRPQSRAARQQSAQRSAVNEEQTQSANAPVPNPSLTDLVLPPPDKSSQAPAGPTLPNSAPPTALPDSSNSQSSLPETSPRPSALTLPVSTNDEKKDLSKDGNSTTVLPSSDEDDLFGSDGLFGVTNTSASRQTTKTTAPPASNDVGLTTDKDKSTLPSIFDDNTDDLFQNIKSKSSTKKAKASSFLEDDDDEDIFGVSNSSTPSSTSSKDMKNSSTFSKQDIFQDEVTIVPKADKKHKEKTIDASLFDDNIDIFADLTDSIKPKQKSKTKGETKSIFDDDMDDIFSPSTVKAVSKAPSKSKKTPPSQESTTAADSSNIFDDPLNALGGN
- the washc2c gene encoding WASH complex subunit 2 isoform X3; amino-acid sequence: MSEFPEGIANGPSRGKHLQKDGHIWERPWTLEEMRQNSANWSLAADSGLFLFLQDFSQRMLSKTHEIEKQMDSLIRDTKATDSCLHSVFNDFLMLSNTQFIENRVYDEEVEETVSKAEAFEKQPEQEKTREQKEAELIPKMHAAVNYGLSVLESAFEHLDIKAGNSDSEDDDLTDRVEAILEPKDLYVDRPLPYLIGSQAFMEQEDVGLGDLSSDEMSVDSDRDSVIESDDEKEADSDDDFIQEEDEDHNNLKKKSSMLSYDDDEEEEDEDSDIFGESDRDDDEDSKNTGPSSFADELAARIKGEPIKKPEADRASITSKKKTKGKKETKPVKPQAEEDSDDIFKPPKMDEDDLSPFGGKSGLFSGGKGLFDDDDEGDLFSEAPKPPVAEEKKALTESLKTTVQAPESDKPAKKIPAGAVSIFPGNTNLFSSGNDSDPVENKENGSGPKPVPTAAGVGGGGGGLFDDEEEEEDDFFSGKSLKKPDPAVQEKSKPKKAIDLFDEDDEDGDIFSEKNSVSAPAQSKKEVVMEEPVKHPEKKLPAGAISMFGPGTKNVLIEGLKKRQQSTSEESEKSEENGAAPDVGKSAVKPSPKPQSRGLFSDDEDTPPFPTLPKSQSKPEFSSQNKTGKAPLSFFDDEEDEDLFASAAKSKPKPNQAKASTPQPSKAVSSLLFSDDEDQWISSKSSPEKPEVKTGGMKPSASAPSSLPSAKTSHKSSLFDDDDDDLFAPTKESSQKKPQRVALLFEDEGDEDKGSFFGIKPAVNTNTAAAASKTPNVVSQPPSVMEKPEEAAAPRTDDKPPEQVKSAPKTPELPPSSSPSPQSSESKKKPAGAVSIFGGIDIFASKQTKSPLLDESDHDDSFPAKDSPPLTVKKEEKKEEKVKTNTVSLFDDEEEEEDSDWNDPIFTPSKPAVKNTLKPAEERQQTKSTGVFQDEELLFSHTQQKDNDPDVDLFATSGKAASSKPSSAKPASQSLFANDDEDDLFGPTKPKAPPPKVAEKPSKPVDRAPLASPESVAEIKKPAPSVVKPKDSSSRIGKLQANLMINPAALLPGAVPTFLGATAASPGTGPSSSSGVSSSSLSPSPVTTPLGAQPDSEGAVSFETPVQVATLLSAHKGRAKGSAQRRPQSRAARQQSAQRSAVNEEQTQSANAPVPNPSLTDLVLPPPDKSSQAPAGPTLPNSAPPTALPDSSNSQSSLPETSPRPSALTLPVSTNDEKKDLSKDGNSTTVLPSSDEDDLFGSDGLFGVTNTSASRQTTKTTAPPASNDVGLTTDKDKSTLPSIFDDNTDDLFQNIKSKSSTKKAKASSFLEDDDDEDIFGVSNSSTPSSTSSKDMKNSSTFSKQDIFQDEVTIVPKADKKHKEKTIDASLFDDNIDIFADLTDSIKPKQKSKTKGETKSIFDDDMDDIFSPSTVKAVSKAPSKSKKTPPSQESTTAADSSNIFDDPLNALGGN
- the washc2c gene encoding WASH complex subunit 2 isoform X4 produces the protein MSEFPEGIANGPSRGKHLQKDGHIWERPWTLEEMRQNSANWSLAADSGLFLFLQDFSQRMLSKTHEIEKQMDSLIRDTKATDSCLHSVFNDFLMLSNTQFIENRVYDEEVEETVSKAEAFEKQPEQEKTREQKEAELIPKMHAAVNYGLSVLESAFEHLDIKAGNSDSEDDDLTDRVEAILEPKDLYVDRPLPYLIGSQAFMEQEDVGLGDLSSDEMSVDSDRDSVIESDDEKEADSDDDFIQEEDEDHNNLKKKSSMLSYDDDEEEEDEDSDIFGESDRDDDEDSKNTGPSSFADELAARIKGEPIKKPEADRASITSKKKTKGKKETKPVKPQAEEDSDDIFKPPKMDEDDLSPFGGKSGLFSGGKGLFDDDDEGDLFSEAPKPPVAEEKKALTESLKTTVQAPESDKPAKKIPAGAVSIFPDTNLFSSGNDSDPVENKENGSGPKPVPTAAGVGGGGGGLFDDEEEEEDDFFSGKSLKKPDPAVQEKSKPKKAIDLFDEDDEDGDIFSEKNSVSAPAQSKKEVVMEEPVKHPEKKLPAGAISMFGPGTKNVLIEGLKKRQQSTSEESEKSEENGAAPDVGKSAVKPSPKPQSRGLFSDDEDTPPFPTLPKSQSKPEFSSQNKTGKAPLSFFDDEEDEDLFASAAKSKPKPNQAKASTPQPSKAVSSLLFSDDEDQWISSKSSPEKPEVKTGGMKPSASAPSSLPSAKTSHKSSLFDDDDDDLFAPTKESSQKKPQRVALLFEDEGDEDKGSFFGIKPAVNTNTAAAASKTPNVVSQPPSVMEKPEEAAAPRTDDKPPEQVKSAPKTPELPPSSSPSPQSSESKKKPAGAVSIFGGIDIFASKQTKSPLLDESDHDDSFPAKDSPPLTVKKEEKKEEKVKTNTVSLFDDEEEEEDSDWNDPIFTPSKPAVKNTLKPAEERQQTKSTGVFQDEELLFSHTQQKDNDPDVDLFATSGKAASSKPSSAKPASQSLFANDDEDDLFGPTKPKAPPPKVAEKPSKPVDRAPLASPESVAEIKKPAPSVVKPKDSSSRIGKLQANLMINPAALLPGAVPTFLGATAASPGTGPSSSSGVSSSSLSPSPVTTPLGAQPDSEGAVSFETPVQVATLLSAHKGRAKGSAQRRPQSRAARQQSAQRSAVNEEQTQSANAPVPNPSLTDLVLPPPDKSSQAPAGPTLPNSAPPTALPDSSNSQSSLPETSPRPSALTLPVSTNDEKKDLSKDGNSTTVLPSSDEDDLFGSDGLFGVTNTSASRQTTKTTAPPASNDVGLTTDKDKSTLPSIFDDNTDDLFQNIKSKSSTKKAKASSFLEDDDDEDIFGVSNSSTPSSTSSKDMKNSSTFSKQDIFQDEVTIVPKADKKHKEKTIDASLFDDNIDIFADLTDSIKPKQKSKTKGETKSIFDDDMDDIFSPSTVKAVSKAPSKSKKTPPSQESTTAADSSNIFDDPLNALGGN